One window from the genome of Epinephelus moara isolate mb chromosome 21, YSFRI_EMoa_1.0, whole genome shotgun sequence encodes:
- the LOC126408776 gene encoding cytolytic toxin-alpha-like yields MDSEASGTMEVAALGRPFSPGMLYDCRKDSLVPGMTLWDRDDLRNHIGERPQSYNDFEIVASESIADKSSALNVEASLKASFLSGLVEVGGSAKYLSDSKTSKNQARVTLMYKATTKVQELSMNHLGRDNVKHPYVFDKGLATHVVTAILYGAQAFFVFDREVSEKEDHQDIEGNLKVMIKKIPKIAIEGEGSLKMKDKDRENVEKFSCRFFGDFSLQKPPTSFQDAVEVYQSLPKLLGANGENAVPVKVWLLPLTSLDSSAAKLVRQISIRLVHESQSVLEDFSELEMRCSDALRTTTAQQFSQISKKIKTFKEMCSEFKLEFQRTLAKKLPSIRGGGEEEAELAEILKKRHSSPFNSKELNEWMDCKEREICILKSFTNMMKNTKIVPSQNHLYNEIHSAEHAVCFVFTSLGSAEPFLSALSNYLTETPKPDEPRDAHTDDVEREQWYTSKEVLATMSHKAKLFSDFAEANKENKNIKFLTVGSTNETHKGSSIYLYEDGFSVSENFEPPSKPETVTVTETNHNSVTLKISPPKFGAENITSYSVEYCVSGDDGWKQKTASEAEEVTVSDLSPNTEYMFRCRAVTSAGVGPANEIMSHNDPLLSMGATGSDLFSEHDWIKLEPEVNCVDADDAPAYSLQSEAGAFECSVSGLRWVCKEKVSFKYQFGSWKEHADRLETMQYIPGGPLLDITVIAGKLDEAHLPHWICTEDNPTVLDKFAVLHIDTCGDIVEQVSEVTSSHVKLSQPAFSPRGVLMRAGFPVRINCKVLIYKTTKTFLTLHVYVIPCDPALEEKIQNKELSSGYKMIQKPYPAKYLKMRGYFILTADMDAAEINPEKLKLIYEWCDPNFFEVFIDDPDSNFQLGLRHTTSEQVWTSAIRKNDYQNTGDVQVMYDKELARLRPKLVGRVCRELINQLLDDLLEGGVLNDGEKDSILQENSTSANRARRLIDMIRKKGREASRKLLTHLQSRDPTLCAELGLPSGLPV; encoded by the exons ATGGACTCTGAGGCCAGCGGGACGATGGAGGTGGCGGCGCTCGGTCGGCCTTTCAGCCCCGGGATGTTGTACGACTGCCGCAAAGACTCACTCGTCCCTG GAATGACATTGTGGGACCGAGATGACCTGAGAAATCATATTGGAGAAAGACCACAGAGCTATAATGATTTTGAGATAGTTGCATCTGAATCAATTGCAGATAAATCATCAGCACTAAATGTTGAAGCATCTCTGAAGGCAAGTTTCTTAAGTGGACTGGTGGAGGTTGGAGGATCGGCCAAATACCTGAGCGATAGTAAGACTTCCAAAAATCAGGCCAGAGTAACACTGATGTACAAAGCTACCACAAAGGTTCAGGAACTGTCCATGAATCATCTTGGAAGAGACAATGTGAAGCATCCATATGTCTTTGATAAAGGATTAGCAACACATGTAGTCACAGCTATTCTTTATGGGGCACAAGCCTTCTTTGTCTTTGACCGTGAAGTGTCCGAAAAGGAAGATCATCAAGACATTGAGGGCAACTTGAAGGTGATGATCAAGAAGATTCCCAAAATTGCAATAGAGGGTGAAGgttcactgaaaatgaaagacaAGGACAGAGAAAATGTTGAGAAATTCTCCTGCAGATTCTTTGGAGACTTTTCCCTTCAGAAGCCTCCTACATCCTTTCAGGATGCGGTAGAGGTCTACCAAAGTCTGCCAAAATTGTTGGGAGCCAACGGAGAAAATGCCGTACCAGTGAAGGTCTGGCTGTTGCCACTGACGAGTTTAGATTCTTCTGCTGCAAAACTCGTGCGTCAGATAAGTATAAGATTAGTTCATGAATCACAGAGTGTCCTGGAGGACTTCAGTGAGCTGGAAATGAGGTGCAGTGATGCACTGAGAACCACCACTGCACAGCAGTTCTCACAGATCAGCAAGAAGattaaaacttttaaagaaatgtGCTCAGAGTTCAAGCTGGAATTCCAACGAACCTTGGCAAAGAAACTTCCATCAAtccgaggaggaggagaagaggaggctGAGCTCGCAGAGATCCTGAAGAAGAGACATTCTTCTCCTTTCAACAGCAAAGAACTGAACGAGTGGATGGActgtaaagagagagaaatctgCATCTTAAAGTCTTTCACCAACATGATGAAAAACACCAAGATCGTTCCATCTCAAAATCACCTCTACAACGAAATTCACAGTGCAGAGCatgcagtgtgttttgttttcacctcACTGGGAAGTGCCGAACCCTTCCTCTCAGCTTTATCAAACTACTTAACAGAAACACCCAAACCAGACGAACCTCGAGATGCACATACTGATGATGTAGAGAGAGAACAATGGTACACCTCAAAAGAAGTTTTAGCTACAATGAGTCACAAAGCAAAGCTCTTCAGTGACTTTGCAGAGGCCAACAAGGAGAACAAGAACATTAAGTTCTTGACAGTTGGTTCAACAAATGAGACACACAAAGGTTCAAGCATCTACCTTTATGAAGACGGCTTTTCAGTCAGTGAGAACTTTGAGCCGCCTTCAAAGCCTGAAACAGTGACAGTCACTGAAACAAACCACAACAGTGTGACACTGAAGATTTCTCCACCAAAGTTTGGAGCAGAGAACATCACCTCCTACTCTGTTGAGTACTGTGTCAGTGGAGATGATGGATGGAAACAGAAGACAGCATCAGAAGCTGAAGAAGTCACAGTGAGCGATCTGAGTCCTAACACAGAGTACATGTTCAGGTGCAGAGCAGTGACCTCAGCAGGCGTTGGACCAGCCAATGAA ATAATGTCACACAATGATCCTCTTTTGAGTATGGGGGCAACCGGAAGTGATCTGTTCTCTGAGCACGACTGGATTAAACTTGAGCCTGAAGTGAACTGTGTGGATGCAGACGATGCTCCAGCTTACAG CCTGCAGTCTGAAGCAGGTGCCTTCGAATGCAGTGTCTCTGGCTTGCGCTGGGTTTGCAAGGAAAAGGTCAGCTTCAAGTACCAGTTTGGCTCTTGGAAGGAGCACGCGGACAGACTGGAAACCATGCAGTACATCCCTGGAGGTCCCCTACTGGACATTACAGTCATTGCTGGAAAGTTAGATGAAGCACATTTGCCACACTGGATCTGCACAG AAGACAACCCTACAGTTTTAGACAAGTTTGCAGTCCTCCACATAGATACATGTGGAGACATTGTGGAACAAGTGTCTGAGGTCACATCATCCCATGTCAAGTTGTCTCAGCCAGCTTTCTCTCCAAGAGGAGTCCTGATGAGAGCCGGCTTCCCCGTGAGAATTAACTGTAAAGTGTTGATATACAAGACCACCAAAACATTCCTCACACTGCATGTCTATGTGATCCCTTGTGATCCAGCTCTAGAAGAG AAAATACAGAACAAGGAATTATCCAGTGGATACAAAATGATCCAAAAGCCATACCCAGCAAAATACCTGAAAATGCGTGGCTATTTCATCCTCACAGCCGATATGGACGCTGCAGAAATTAACCCCGAG AAATTAAAGCTCATATATGAGTGGTGTGACCCAAACTTCTTCGAAGTGTTCATTGACGATCCTGACAGTAATTTCCAGCTCGGACTCAGACACACAACAAGTGAACAAGTGTGGACCAGTGCAATTCGAAAAA ATGACTATCAAAACACTGGTGATGTTCAGGTGATGTATG ACAAGGAGCTTGCCAGACTGAGGCCTAAACTTGTCGGCAGGGTGTGCAGAGAGCTTATCAATCAGCTGCTGGATGATCTGTTAGAGGGTGGTGTCTTGAATGACGGGGAGAAAGACTCGATACTTCAGGAGAACAGTACCAGTGCAAACAGGGCACGCCGCCTCATCGACATGATACGGAAGAAAGGACGCGAAGCCAGCAGGAAGTTGTTAACTCACCTTCAAAGCAGAGACCCTACGCTTTGTGCTGAGCTGGGGCTGCCCTCTGGCCTACCTGTTTAG
- the LOC126408774 gene encoding uncharacterized protein LOC126408774: MDSEASGTMEVAALGRPFSPGMLYDCRKDSLVPGMTLWDRDDLRNHIGERPQSYNDFEIVASESIADKSSALNVEASLKASFLSGLVEVGGSAKYLSDSKTSKNQARVTLMYKATTKVQELSMNHLGRDNVKHPYVFDKGLATHVVTAILYGAQAFFVFDREVSEKEDHQDIEGNLKVMIKKIPKIAIEGEGSLKMKDKDRENVEKFSCRFFGDFSLQKPPTSFQDAVEVYQSLPKLLGANGENAVPVKVWLLPLTSLDSSAAKLVRQISIRLVHESQSVLEDFSELEMRCSDALRTTTAQQFSQISKKIKTFKEMCSEFKLEFQRTLAKKLPSIRGGGEEEAELAEILKKRHSSPFNSKELNEWMDCKEREICILKSFTNMMKNTKIVPSQNHLYNEIHSAEHAVCFVFTSLGSAEPFLSALSNYLTETPKPDEPRDPHTDDVEKELWYLSNKVPDAMSHKAKLFSDFAEANKENKNIKFLTVGSTNETQKGSSIYLYEDGFSVSENFEPPSKPETVTVTETNHKSVTLKISPPKFGAENITSYSVEYCVSGDDGWKQKTASEAEEVTVSDLSPNTEYMFRCRAVTSAGVGPANEVSGSIKTLPCSPPGKPQVEPTSSEISVSWEKPAELGQNVHILSYIVEYAKKDNSLKEEDLQWSQKTAGAERVIISGLQPETEYVVRVRCDCGEAGRSKESITVTVCTTKATPLTDFLKSTSKRPCSSYGKLHVEPKLRKIKRLVDAVKEKSKLLKPQTGSLPVYKVPLKEEQINITGCKRFSFGKEITKPNRTIMVFGATGVGKSTLINGMINYILGVQWEDSYRFKLVDEGQSKSQAHSQTSDVTVYKLNHQEGFKIEHSLTIVDTPGFGDTRDIERDKQITEQLHNLFSAELGISEIDAVCFVVQAASARLTPSQKYVFDSVLSIFGKDIAENIRVLVTFADGQKPPVLEAIKASGVPCPQTTEGQPLHFKFNNFALFADNKSSAEGGMSEDAEDGSFDKMFWDMGTKSMKRFFAALNVMDTKSLTMTKEVLRERLQLENSVIQVRVGLAKLKEIKETTDKLEEHEAEISRIEDFEFEVTVTKPFQKDISGSGNYITNCQ, translated from the exons ATGGACTCTGAGGCCAGCGGGACGATGGAGGTGGCGGCGCTCGGTCGGCCTTTCAGCCCCGGGATGTTGTACGACTGCCGCAAAGACTCACTCGTCCCTG GAATGACATTGTGGGACCGAGATGACCTGAGAAATCATATTGGAGAAAGACCACAGAGCTATAATGATTTTGAGATAGTTGCATCTGAATCAATTGCAGATAAATCATCAGCACTAAATGTTGAAGCATCTCTGAAGGCAAGTTTCTTAAGTGGACTGGTGGAGGTTGGAGGATCGGCCAAATACCTGAGCGATAGTAAGACTTCCAAAAATCAGGCCAGAGTAACACTGATGTACAAAGCTACCACAAAGGTTCAGGAACTGTCCATGAATCATCTTGGAAGAGACAATGTGAAGCATCCATATGTCTTTGATAAAGGATTAGCAACACATGTAGTCACAGCTATCCTTTATGGGGCACAAGCCTTCTTTGTCTTTGACCGTGAAGTGTCCGAAAAGGAAGATCATCAAGACATTGAGGGCAACTTGAAGGTGATGATCAAGAAGATTCCCAAAATTGCAATAGAGGGTGAAGgttcactgaaaatgaaagacaAGGACAGAGAAAATGTTGAGAAATTCTCCTGCAGATTCTTTGGAGACTTTTCCCTTCAGAAGCCTCCTACATCCTTTCAGGATGCGGTAGAGGTCTACCAAAGTCTGCCAAAATTGTTGGGAGCCAACGGAGAAAATGCCGTACCAGTGAAGGTCTGGCTGTTGCCACTGACGAGTTTAGATTCTTCTGCTGCAAAACTCGTGCGTCAGATAAGTATAAGATTAGTTCATGAATCACAGAGTGTCCTGGAGGACTTCAGTGAGCTGGAAATGAGGTGCAGTGATGCACTGAGAACCACCACTGCACAGCAGTTCTCACAGATCAGCAAGAAGattaaaacttttaaagaaatgtGCTCAGAGTTCAAGCTGGAATTCCAACGAACCTTGGCAAAGAAACTTCCATCAAtccgaggaggaggagaagaggaggctGAGCTCGCAGAGATCCTGAAGAAGAGACATTCTTCTCCTTTCAACAGCAAAGAACTGAACGAGTGGATGGActgtaaagagagagaaatctgCATCTTAAAGTCTTTCACCAACATGATGAAAAACACCAAGATCGTTCCATCTCAAAATCACCTCTACAACGAAATTCACAGTGCAGAGCatgcagtgtgttttgttttcacctcACTGGGAAGTGCCGAACCCTTCCTCTCAGCTTTATCAAACTACTTAACAGAAACACCCAAACCAGACGAACCTCGAGATCCACATACTGATGATGTAGAGAAGGAACTATGGTACCTTTCAAACAAAGTACCAGATGCAATGAGTCACAAAGCAAAGCTCTTCAGTGACTTTGCAGAGGCCAACAAGGAGAACAAGAACATTAAGTTCTTGACAGTTGGTTCAACAAATGAGACACAGAAAGGTTCAAGCATCTACCTTTATGAAGACGGCTTTTCAGTCAGTGAGAACTTTGAGCCGCCTTCAAAGCCTGAAACAGTGACAGTCACTGAAACAAACCACAAGAGTGTGACACTGAAGATTTCTCCACCAAAGTTTGGAGCAGAGAACATCACCTCCTACTCTGTTGAGTACTGTGTCAGTGGAGACGATGGATGGAAACAGAAGACAGCATCAGAAGCTGAAGAAGTCACAGTGAGTGATCTGAGTCCTAACACAGAGTACATGTTCAGGTGCAGAGCAGTGACCTCAGCAGGTGTTGGACCAGCCAATGAAGTCAGTGGTTCCATTAAAACCTTACCCTGCAGCCCTCCTGGAAAACCTCAAGTTGAACCAACCTCAAGTGAGATATCAGTCAGCTGGGAGAAACCTGCTGAGCTTGGACAGAATGTCCACATTTTGAGCTACATCGTGGAGTACGCCAAAAAAGACAACAGCCTGAAAGAGGAAGATCTCCAATGGAGCCAAAAGACGGCAGGAGCTGAGAGGGTGATCATTTCAGGTCTTCAGCCAGAGACAGAATATGTTGTCAGGGTCAGATGTGATTGTGGTGAAGCTGGCAGAAGCAAAGAAAGCATCACTGTTACTGTCTGCACAACAAAAGCTACACCCCTCACAGACTTCCTCAAAAGTACAAGCAAAAGGCCCTGCAGCTCTTATGGAAAACTTCATGTTGAACCAAAGTTAAGGAAGATTAAACGTCTTGTTGATGctgttaaagaaaaaagcaaactgCTAAAACCCCAGACAGGGTCTCTGCCTGTTTATAAAGTTCCCCTGAAAGAAGAACAAATCAATATCACTGGGTGCAAGCGTTTCAGTTTCGGGAAAGAAATAACTAAACCTAATCGCACCATTATGGTTTTTGGAGCCACTGGAGTTGGAAAGTCAACTCTCATCAATGGGATGATCAATTACATTCTAGGTGTCCAATGGGAGGATTCATATCGGTTTAAGTTAGTTGATGAGGGTCAGTCAAAATCACAAGCTCACAGCCAGACTTCTGACGTCACTGTGTACAAACTCAACCACCAGGAGGGGTTTAAAATAGAGCACTCACTGACCATTGTTGACACTCCAGGGTTTGGAGATACAAGAGACAtagaaagagacaaacagatCACAGAACAGCTCCATAATCTCTTCTCTGCTGAGCTTGGGATCAGTGAAATTGatgctgtgtgttttgtagtTCAGGCTGCTTCGGCCCGACTCACAccatcacagaaatatgtgtttGATTCTGTACTCTCAATCTTTGGCAAAGATATTGCAGAAAACATCAGAGTTCTGGTGACGTTTGCAGACGGCCAGAAACCACCAGTTCTTGAGGCAATCAAAGCCTCAGGTGTCCCGTGTCCTCAAACAACAGAGGGGCAGCCACTTCACTTCAAATTCAATAATTTTGCATTGTTTGCAGACAACAAATCATCTGCAGAAGGTGGCATGAGTGAAGATGCCGAAGATGGAAGCTTCGATAAGATGTTTTGGGACATGGGGACAAAAAGCATGAAGAGGTTCTTTGCTGCTTTAAATGTCATGGACACCAAAAGCTTGACCATGACAAAAGAGGTCCTCAGAGAAAGACTGCAGCTCGAGAATTCAGTTATACAGGTTAGAGTTGGGTTAGCTAAACTCAAAGAGATAAAAGAGACAACTGACAAACTGGAAGAGCATGAGGCAGAGATCAGCAGAATTGAGGACTTTGAGTTTGAAGTCACTGTCACAAAGCCTTTTCAAAAAGACATTTCTGGTTCTGGAAATTACATCACCAACTGTCAGTAG